From Ananas comosus cultivar F153 linkage group 8, ASM154086v1, whole genome shotgun sequence, one genomic window encodes:
- the LOC109714019 gene encoding uncharacterized protein LOC109714019 isoform X10, translating to METSFGTVCSISDCQNDVIISVPTSYPCLCRLSFLAKAACVLIDLCSGPLSPWISTIILKVDLTIELLEDLLSVIQGNRQSITRSRAALKYVILAISGHMDDVLAEYKEVKHKLLFLLEMLEPFLDPAITAVKNTIAFGDHSAVFLEKQERACAIALNIIRKAVKKHPVLPSLESEWRRGSIASSVLLSILDPYMPLPPDVDICKSSTSKVDEESFTANVPPSSIYFSNDVDGKMDTSEGNMFEESNLLFVSAELKQSMLLSFANINSINSSDKISPESSHSTSEGKPLKERISAGIFRLDNVFSADYHNTLADYLQLSNVHDCESRALEFQRLALDLCSQHDSTLEGHNAGIDALLLAAECYVNPFFIKSFRQNTKLINQIDSIRSKLIQETDVLELDRKFPRKNDLAPVAHSEEKRDKTVLEILLQAAKLDGEYQKRTYAGEPYPDDDEENNRFIEISLPDLEFADAVTLVRKNQALLSRFIIRQLQREEHSSLEILLQSLLFLLESATELYSHAENVIDIILHSAENLNRQLMSLYHEMKAGNVQLDLEKLHGVRRRWVLLQKLVLASSGDNEGMNSLGIRKNGVRFRSLVPPSSWIAKISYFSNCACPLPRLLGWMAVSRYAKEYLNERLFLASDFSQLTLLLSIFADELVLIGKIVKQKVMAKKMEPFENRSFLQDKKDLEHSDPLDSEPSFQVLHPYLHFYFPSIIKQFGSFADNILEAVGLQLKCLPSNAVPDVLCWFSEMCLWPYSGNPKGHSSVASAGDCLKACTAVNAKGIVLYVLESIVARHMEAIVPEMPRVAKILVSLCRASYTDVAFLESVLSLLRPLISYFLRKVGDNERLLTNVSLYQDFELSSFEELFDIISCREESEDASRQKSIRLSLVIFILGSLFPDFSFSKKIEILKSLLGWVDFTTSEPTSSFYDYLSAFLKVMDSCEAVLVQYLTSLGFDIPIDRILLSEESSSGQRVVKSTEDLGSDKPDSGLSIREIDCLSALDIKEFYVGIGKLISQLIPAIEVSWKLHYQLALRLSFSIAKCELLSRCLYAISETSTYFNVQDVRANSKCDFGDLKSEYCTSALEGLVGVISTSQQNQCWLVSSAMLEYLLKLPEGISLGRVLSSICFVIKYCCLHAPRISWRLQTDKWLSLLLVRGVSCLENGETSLADLFHTMLNHPEPEQRSIALGQLGRIAKLSSDFDTVTESCRVNQNSIESVISVLVSKTWNIVVTLALSDTSVLLRTQAMALLSDYAPFTDRNHLQSFLVSSDTILQGMGKLNHTIEEGYLTQLSLILLANACLYSPAEDISLIPDSVWRNLESMGVSRAVMGGLDDVEKLLCQALCRLRTDSVGAKSAISEALSSTSTEKPRDPDFESTRESILEVLSSLSSVKSYFDYFSRRIDGESQELEEAEIEMELLQKEKVLEEIPEYPREDALQFSYIRDYKDDNKTNDRLRQIKDNIRSLERSKLKEEIIARRQKKLLIRHARQKYLEEATSREMELLQELDRERTSETEREIGRQRQLEVERGKTRELQFNVDMEREKQTQRELQRELEQVESGVRSSRREISSTQNSRPRERYRERENARSGQQQEGSLRASSRDREAGTSQLVAHGPTTPTIVLAGSRSFSGHIPTILQSRDRAADERGTTYEESVEGSRDSGDGSSIGDPELGSAFDGLVPRHGSRGSRSRQVVERREREGRREGKWERKHS from the exons GCAAAGGCAGCATGCGTGCTAATTGATTTGTGTTCTGGTCCTTTGTCACCATGGATATCTACCATTATCTTGAAG GTAGATCTCACAATTGAACTTTTGGAGGACCTATTAAGTGTTATCCAG GGAAACCGCCAATCAATTACTCGTTCGCGTGCTGCTTTAAAGTATGTGATATTGGCCATATCTGGGCATATGGATGATGTACTTGCTGAGTATAAG GAAGTTAAACATAAATTGCTTTTCCTTTTGGAGATGCTGGAACCTTTTCTTGATCCTGCTATAACTGCTGTGAAGAATACAATTGCTTTTGGGGATCATTCTGCTGTATTTTTGGAAAAGCAGGAGAGAGCCTGTGCTATTGCCCTAAATATAATTCGTAAAGCAGTTAAAAAGCATCCTGTTCTTCCATCTCTCGAGTCTGAATGGCGGCGAGGTTCTATTGCTTCAAG TGTCCTGCTTTCTATTCTGGATCCTTACATGCCATTGCCTCCTGATGTTGACATATGCAAAAGCTCAACTTCAAAAGTTGATGAAGAATCTTTTACCGCTAATGTGCCCCCTTCTTCTATATATTTTAGCAATGATGTTGATGGGAAGATGGATACATCTGAAGGAAATATGTTTGAGGAAAGCAACCTTCTATTTGTTTCTGCAGAACTGAAACAATCTATGCTGTTAAGTTTTGCTAACATTAATTCAATAAACAGTTCCGATAAAATCAGCCCAGAATCCAGTCATAGCACCTCAGAAGGAAAACCCCTGAAAGAGAGAATCTCGGCTGGGATTTTTCGGCTGGACAATGTTTTCTCCGCTGATTACCACAATACACTGGCAGATTATCTCCAGCTCTCAAACGTTCACGATTGTGAATCAAGAGCTTTAGAATTTCAAAGATTAGCGCTGGATTTATGCTCCCAGCATGACAGTACTCTGGAGGGTCACAATGCTGGGATAGATGCCTTACTTTTAGCTGCAGAATGCTACGTCAATCCCTTTTTCATAAAGTCCTTCAGACAAAACACAAAGCTGATTAATCAGATTGATAGTATTCGCTCAAAATTAATTCAAGAAACTGATGTTCTGGAGCTTGATAGGAAATTTCCAAGGAAAAATGATTTGGCTCCAGTAGCTCATTCTGAAGAAAAAAGGGACAAAACGGTCCTAGAGATACTCTTACAAGCTGCCAAATTGGATGGTGAATACCAGAAAAGAACATATGCTGGTGAACCTTATCCGGATGATGATGAAGAAAATAACCGGTTCATAGAAATATCCCTGCCAGATTTGGAATTTGCTGATGCAGTAACTTTGGTTAGGAAAAATCAGGCTTTGCTTTCTCGCTTTATCATACGTCAGCTTCAGAGGGAAGAGCACTCATCTCTTGAAattcttttgcagagcctgctaTTCTTGTTGGAGTCTGCAACTGAACTCTATTCCCATGCAGAGAATGTGATTGACATTATACTGCATTCTGCTGAAAATCTTAACAGGCAACTTATGTCTTTGTACCATGAAATGAAAGCAGGAAATGTACAGTTAGATCTGGAAAAGCTACATGGTGTGAGAAGGCGCTGGGTCCTTCTTCAGAAATTAGTTCTGGCATCATCTGGAGATAATGAAGGGATGAATTCACTAGGCATTAGAAAAAATGGTGTTCGATTTAGAAGTTTAGTCCCTCCGTCATCGTGGATTGcgaaaatatcatatttttcaAATTGTGCTTGCCCACTCCCTCGGCTTCTTGGATGGATGGCGGTGTCTCGTTATGCAAAGGAATATTTGAACGAGCGGTTGTTTCTTGCCTCTGATTTCTCCCAGCTCACCTTATTACTGTCTATATTTGCAGATGAGCTTGTGCTGATAGGTAAAATAGTAAAGCAGAAAGTGATGGCTAAAAAAATGGAACCATTTGAGAACAGAAGTTTCCTGCAAGATAAGAAAGACTTGGAGCATTCTGATCCATTGGATAGTGAACCTTCATTTCAGGTTCTTCATCCATACTTGCATTTCTACTTTCCAAGTATAATCAAGCAATTTGGTTCCTTTGCTGACAATATATTGGAAGCTGTAGGCTTACAGCTAAAATGCCTCCCTTCCAATGCTGTACCAGATGTTCTTTGTTGGTTTTCTGAAATGTGCTTGTGGCCGTACTCTGGAAACCCTAAGGGCCATTCTTCGGTAGCAAGTGCTGGTGACTGTTTGAAAGCATGCACTGCTGTTAATGCCAAAGGAATTGTTCTGTATGTTCTCGAGTCCATTGTTGCCAGACATATGGAAGCAATAGTTCCTGAAATGCCCAGAGTAGCAAAAATTTTGGTGTCGCTATGTCGAGCCTCTTACACAGATGTTGCTTTTCTCGAGTCTGTTTTGTCTCTGTTGAGGCCGCTGATATCATATTTCTTACGAAAGGTTGGTGACAATGAAAGGCTATTGACCAATGTTTCTCTCTACCAGGATTTTGAGTTATCAAGTTTTGAAGAACTGTTTGACATTATTAGTTGCAGAGAAGAATCTGAGGATGCATCTCGACAGAAGAGCATACGTCTATCACTGGTAATCTTCATTCTGGGATCTCTGTTTCCTGATTTCTCATTTAGCAAAAAGATTGAAATTCTGAAGTCCTTATTAGGGTGGGTTGATTTTACCACTTCAGAACCAACATCTTCTTTTTATGATTATCTTAGTGCGTTCCTAAAGGTCATGGATAGTTGTGAAGCAGTACTAGTGCAATATCTAACATCATTGGGCTTTGACATTCCAATTGATCGGATATTGTTATCTGAAGAATCTAGTTCAGGGCAGAGAGTGGTCAAGTCAACAGAAGATCTTGGAAGTGACAAGCCTGATTCTGGTTTATCCATTCGTGAAATCGATTGTCTATCTGCGCTCGATATTAAAGAATTCTATGTTGGAATAGGGAAGTTGATTTCCCAGCTCATACCAGCTATCGAGGTCAGCTGGAAATTGCATTATCAGTTGGCCTTGAGACTCTCCTTTTCAATAGCAAAATGTGAGTTGTTGTCAAGATGTCTGTATGCTATCAGTGAAACCAGTACATATTTCAATGTTCAGGATGTTCGAGCTAATTCTAAATGTGATTTTGGTGATCTCAAATCTGAATATTGTACAAGTGCTCTTGAAGGACTTGTGGGAGTTATATCAACAAGTCAACAAAATCAGTGTTGGCTAGTATCTTCTGCTATGCTCGAGTATTTACTTAAGTTGCCGGAGGGTATCTCTCTGGGCCGTGTTCTTAGTAGTATATGCTTTGTAATCAAGTACTGTTGTCTTCATGCACCAAGGATTTCCTGGAGACTGCAGACTGATAAATGGTTGTCATTATTACTTGTGCGTGGTGTTAGTTGCCTCGAGAATGGGGAGACCTCATTGGCTGATTTGTTCCATACAATGCTGAATCATCCCGAACCAGAACAACGTTCTATTGCGTTGGGGCAACTAGGAAGAATCGCTAAGCTGAGTAGTGACTTTGATACAGTCACAGAATCTTGCAGAgttaatcaaaattcaattgaatCAGTAATATCTGTTTTAGTTTCTAAGACATGGAATATAGTTGTCACATTAGCTTTATCCGACACTTCAGTGCTATTAAGAACACAAGCAATGGCATTGCTTTCAGACTATGCACCATTTACAGATAGAAATCATCTGCAGTCCTTTCTTGTTTCCAGTGATACCATTCTGCAGGGCATGGGAAAACTTAACCATACCATTGAAGAGGGTTATTTGACACAACTATCACTAATTCTCCTAGCAAATGCATGTCTTTATTCTCCTGCTGAAGATATTAGTTTGATACCTGATAGTGTCTGGAGGAACTTGGAGAGCATGGGAGTTTCAAGAGCTG TTATGGGAGGGCTTGATGATGTAGAGAAACTTCTGTGCCAAGCTCTTTGTCGACTAAGGACTGATTCTGTTGGTGCAAAATCA GCTATAAGTGAAGCACTTTCGTCCACCTCTACGGAAAAACCAAGAGACCCTGATTTTGAAAGCACCCGTGAGTCAATTCTCGAG GTCTTATCTTCCCTTAGTTCTGTCAAGTCATATTTTGATTACTTCTCAAGAAGAATTGATGGGGAGTCTCAG GAGTTAGAAGAAGCTGAGATTGAGATGGAGCTTCTTCAAAAAGAGAAAGTACTAGAAGAAATTCCAGAGTATCCACGCGAAGATGCCCTTCAGTTTTCTTATATTAGAG ATTATAAGGATGATAATAAAACTAATGATCGGCTTCGGCAAATTAAAGATAACATACGATCCTT AGAACGGTCCAAGCTGAAAGAAGAAATAATAGCTCGTAGGCAAAAGAAGCTTCTTATTAGGCATGCCCGCCAAAAGTATTTGGAGGAGGCAACTTCACGCGAAATGGAGCTTCTACAAGAGCTTGATAG GGAAAGAACAAGCGAGACAGAACGTGAAATTGGGCGACAGCGGCAATTGGAGGTTGAGCGTGGAAAGACTAGGGAGCTGCAGTTTAACGTCGATATGGAAAGGGAAAAGCAAACGCAG AGAGAGCTGCAACGGGAATTAGAACAAGTTGAATCTGGAGTTCGCTCGTCGCGAAGAGAAATCTCTTCTACCCAAAACAG CCGGCCGAGGGAAAGGTACCGTGAGAGAGAGAACGCTAGAAGTGGACAGCAGCAGGAAGGAAGCCTGAGAGCAAGCAGCAGAGACCGCGAGGCCGGCACGTCTCAGTTGGTGGCTCATGGTCCCACCACACCAACTATAGTGCTTGCTGGATCCAGATCATTTTCGGGTCACATTCCAACAATTCTGCAGTCGAGGGATCGGGCTGCAGATGAGCGGGGTACCACTTACGAGGAGAGTGTTGAGGGTAGTAGGGATTCGGGGGACGGAAGTAGCATTGGCGACCCAGAATTGGGCTCAGCCTTTGATGGATTGGTTCCCAGGCATGGATCAAGAGGCAGTAGGTCGAGGCAGGTAGTAGAGAGGCGGGAGCGGGAGGGGAGGAGGGAAGGGAAGTGGGAGAGAAAGCACTCTTGA